A stretch of the Veillonella parvula DSM 2008 genome encodes the following:
- a CDS encoding ribonucleotide-diphosphate reductase subunit beta, whose protein sequence is MDKKLIFNENGDRGTQSMIGGNTTNLREWNRIKYDWANQMYRTMLNNFWIPEEISLNEDVKQFPYLTDYERRAFDKIIAFLNFLDSIQSENLPNLSRYITASEVASLLNIQAFQEEIHAQSYSYILDTVTNPITRDKIYDEWRTDKTLLERNRFIADAYQRFSDDPSEANLIHTIIANYILEGIYFYSGFSFFYTLARQGKMTATSTIFKYINRDEVTHLVLFQNIIRELRRERPDLFTPELEAKITDMIRQGAENEIAWGQYITDDKILGLNNVLIERYIKYLANIRLEAIGLPHLYPEIKDNPMEWIESFSNLNSTKTDFFEAKVTNYTKAAAFDFDDLE, encoded by the coding sequence ATGGATAAAAAACTGATTTTCAACGAAAATGGTGACCGTGGCACGCAATCTATGATTGGCGGTAATACCACGAACCTTCGCGAGTGGAATCGTATCAAGTACGACTGGGCAAACCAAATGTACCGTACGATGCTCAACAACTTCTGGATTCCGGAAGAAATTTCCTTGAACGAAGACGTTAAACAATTCCCATACTTAACAGATTACGAGCGTCGTGCCTTCGATAAAATCATTGCGTTCTTGAACTTCCTTGATTCCATTCAATCTGAAAACTTGCCTAATTTGAGCCGCTATATTACAGCATCTGAAGTGGCATCCTTATTGAATATCCAAGCATTCCAAGAAGAAATTCACGCTCAAAGTTATTCCTACATTTTGGACACTGTAACAAATCCTATTACACGTGACAAAATCTATGATGAATGGCGTACAGATAAAACATTACTTGAACGTAATCGCTTCATCGCCGATGCATACCAACGATTCAGCGACGATCCTAGCGAAGCAAATCTAATTCATACAATCATCGCTAACTATATCTTAGAAGGCATCTACTTCTACTCTGGATTTAGCTTCTTCTACACATTGGCACGCCAAGGCAAGATGACAGCTACATCCACTATCTTCAAATATATCAACCGCGATGAAGTAACTCACCTCGTATTGTTCCAAAACATCATTCGCGAGTTACGCCGTGAACGTCCTGACTTGTTTACACCTGAACTAGAGGCGAAAATTACGGACATGATTCGTCAAGGTGCTGAAAATGAAATCGCTTGGGGCCAGTACATCACTGATGATAAAATCCTCGGCCTTAACAACGTTCTTATCGAGCGCTACATCAAATACCTTGCGAATATTCGCTTAGAAGCAATCGGCTTGCCTCATCTATATCCTGAAATCAAGGATAATCCAATGGAATGGATCGAAAGCTTCTCCAACTTGAATAGCACAAAAACTGACTTCTTCGAAGCTAAAGTTACAAACTATACAAAAGCAGCGGCATTTGATTTTGATGATTTAGAATAA